The following proteins are encoded in a genomic region of Paenibacillus sp. FSL R7-0273:
- a CDS encoding metallophosphoesterase family protein, translated as MIPFRFLHAADLHLDSRFAGLAQLPQAVRSYLRESTFAALGRLVGVAIELEVDFVVISGDVYDVSDASLQGQLRFQEALKELAAHGIGVYLIHGNHDPLDGPRLQMELPAGVTVFSAREPGQAVACCRSDGAEVAVISGISYPTAKVTENTALRFNRMPGSPLYHIALLHGNVDGDLQHETYSPCTRKDLIGRGFDYWALGHIHKRSILHESPPIVYPGNTQGRSVKETGPKGCYIVDVNAEGHAELQFHELDTVRWQVREIPIDGLADEAEWTGAVEQAIEDIREELPFLMSVVRFRLTGRGNVHRILSEKGAAADLLSELQRREAVRAGRQAFAGLVWTEGFSVETGLPVDRERLLQEDSFLGELLRLSGRSAESADGLEELLSAALKPLLENRELRRLLAAMPEADKREWLRSAEELGITLLSGAEEEAI; from the coding sequence GTGATTCCTTTCCGATTCCTGCACGCTGCGGATCTGCATCTGGACAGCCGCTTTGCCGGACTTGCGCAGCTTCCTCAGGCTGTACGCTCTTATCTAAGAGAGTCCACCTTCGCCGCCCTCGGGCGGCTTGTTGGCGTAGCTATAGAGCTGGAAGTTGATTTTGTAGTCATCAGCGGTGATGTATACGATGTTTCAGATGCTTCGCTGCAGGGCCAGCTGCGTTTTCAGGAGGCGCTCAAGGAGCTGGCCGCACACGGGATTGGAGTATATCTGATCCACGGCAACCATGATCCGCTAGACGGCCCGAGGCTGCAGATGGAGCTGCCTGCGGGGGTTACAGTGTTCAGTGCCAGGGAGCCCGGTCAGGCTGTTGCCTGCTGCCGCAGCGACGGGGCTGAGGTGGCTGTAATCAGCGGCATTTCTTATCCTACGGCAAAGGTGACGGAGAATACAGCACTGCGGTTTAACAGGATGCCGGGCAGCCCGCTGTATCATATTGCGCTGCTGCACGGTAATGTAGACGGTGATCTGCAGCATGAAACCTATTCGCCCTGTACGCGCAAAGATCTGATTGGCAGGGGCTTTGATTACTGGGCGCTCGGGCATATTCATAAACGCAGCATTTTGCATGAGAGCCCTCCTATTGTATATCCGGGCAATACTCAAGGGCGGAGTGTCAAGGAAACCGGTCCTAAGGGCTGCTACATTGTGGATGTAAATGCAGAAGGACATGCGGAGCTGCAGTTCCATGAGCTTGATACGGTCCGCTGGCAGGTGCGGGAAATTCCGATTGACGGCCTGGCGGATGAGGCCGAATGGACCGGCGCTGTAGAACAGGCTATAGAGGATATCCGCGAGGAGCTGCCATTTCTTATGTCTGTGGTGCGCTTCAGGCTGACCGGACGGGGAAATGTACATAGGATATTGTCTGAAAAAGGAGCCGCTGCCGATCTCCTCTCCGAGCTGCAGCGCAGGGAGGCAGTCCGTGCCGGCCGGCAGGCTTTTGCCGGGCTGGTGTGGACCGAGGGCTTCTCGGTTGAGACAGGACTGCCGGTCGACCGGGAGCGTCTCCTGCAGGAGGACAGCTTCCTTGGTGAGCTGCTGCGGCTGTCGGGGCGCAGTGCAGAAAGTGCAGACGGGCTGGAGGAGCTGCTGTCAGCCGCGCTGAAGCCGCTGCTGGAGAACCGGGAGCTGAGGCGGCTGCTGGCTGCAATGCCGGAGGCTGACAAGCGGGAATGGCTGAGAAGCGCGGAAGAGTTAGGCATTACATTGCTGAGCGGTGCAGAAGAAGAGGCTATATAG
- a CDS encoding glycosyltransferase family 4 protein, with amino-acid sequence MNLLQALFFPPEQPGGVSSMIPYLQDRFRSSRWDMDLFWLPKRIRGKGREEIVFETFDWTVYGESPVVQKYIQTYRDYIWWTKLRMSKQYDLIHAHHPIAGLAMKRIYPEIPLIQTLHSSYERELILNGLIREGGLEHQFLVSIYRELEHVSDRLMTVSRAFADYLIPYTEHPASIGIIPNGFDEKRFKPVPHDNSIPQLVTVTRLVPAKGLDILFRACAELKDRGHEYVLHIIGDGPSRGELEALAQELGIYNETIFYGYTLHPEEFMPFFDIFVLPSRAEAFGSVFAEAALSCLALVGTNVGGIPEQIEDGVNGLLVNPDDQTALADALEKVIADPGYRYELSRSAWDKAKSQYSLTRVANELKKIYLQYQPETKG; translated from the coding sequence ATGAATTTGCTGCAAGCGCTATTCTTCCCGCCGGAGCAGCCCGGCGGTGTATCTTCCATGATCCCTTACCTGCAGGATCGGTTCCGTTCCAGCCGCTGGGATATGGATTTGTTCTGGCTGCCCAAGCGGATAAGGGGCAAGGGACGCGAAGAGATTGTCTTTGAGACGTTTGACTGGACGGTATACGGCGAAAGTCCGGTTGTGCAAAAATATATCCAGACCTACCGGGATTACATCTGGTGGACCAAGCTGCGGATGAGCAAGCAATATGATCTGATCCATGCCCATCATCCGATAGCGGGCCTTGCCATGAAGAGGATTTATCCGGAAATTCCGCTGATTCAGACGCTGCACTCCAGCTATGAGCGCGAGCTTATTCTTAACGGTCTAATCCGTGAGGGCGGGCTAGAGCACCAGTTTCTAGTGTCGATTTACCGTGAGCTTGAGCATGTGAGTGACCGGCTGATGACGGTTTCGCGCGCTTTTGCCGACTATCTGATCCCTTATACCGAGCATCCTGCAAGCATTGGCATTATCCCGAACGGTTTTGACGAGAAAAGATTCAAGCCTGTGCCGCATGACAACAGCATCCCGCAGCTGGTTACGGTTACCCGTCTGGTACCTGCCAAGGGTCTGGATATTCTGTTCAGAGCCTGCGCAGAGCTGAAGGACCGCGGCCATGAATATGTGCTCCACATTATCGGTGACGGACCGTCGCGCGGAGAACTGGAGGCGCTGGCACAGGAGCTAGGTATATATAATGAAACGATTTTTTACGGGTATACACTGCATCCGGAGGAATTCATGCCGTTCTTTGATATCTTTGTCCTGCCTTCAAGGGCGGAAGCGTTCGGTTCGGTGTTTGCAGAGGCTGCCCTCAGCTGCCTTGCCCTGGTCGGCACCAATGTCGGCGGCATTCCGGAGCAGATTGAAGACGGTGTGAACGGCCTGCTGGTCAACCCGGATGATCAGACTGCGCTGGCTGATGCACTGGAAAAAGTAATTGCTGATCCCGGCTACCGCTACGAGCTGTCGAGGTCGGCCTGGGATAAGGCAAAAAGCCAGTATTCGCTGACCCGTGTCGCCAATGAGCTGAAAAAAATCTATCTGCAGTATCAGCCGGAAACGAAGGGGTGA
- a CDS encoding xanthine phosphoribosyltransferase, with protein sequence MEVLKQRILEEGVVLSDQVLKLDALLNHQVDPILTMEMGREFAGRFADAGITRVVTVESSGIAVAFATALEMKVPLVFARRKKTLLADPDALCERVPSFTKGIVTDIMLSRQYISAQDKVLFIDDIIANGDAARGLIKIIQRSGAELAGMGVVVEKCFQAGARTIRDQGIRLESLVRIESLEDGKVHFAD encoded by the coding sequence ATGGAAGTATTGAAACAGCGGATTTTAGAGGAAGGGGTCGTCCTTTCGGATCAGGTGCTGAAGCTGGATGCCCTGCTCAACCATCAGGTTGATCCGATCCTGACGATGGAAATGGGACGGGAGTTTGCCGGGAGATTTGCGGATGCAGGCATTACGCGGGTGGTTACCGTAGAATCCTCGGGTATTGCCGTGGCGTTTGCCACCGCTCTGGAGATGAAGGTGCCGCTTGTATTCGCCCGCCGCAAAAAAACACTGCTCGCCGATCCGGATGCCCTGTGTGAACGGGTACCGTCATTTACAAAAGGGATTGTTACCGACATCATGCTGTCGCGGCAATATATTTCAGCGCAGGATAAGGTTCTGTTTATTGATGATATTATTGCGAACGGTGATGCTGCGCGCGGACTGATCAAAATCATCCAGCGCTCCGGTGCGGAGCTTGCCGGAATGGGCGTGGTTGTCGAGAAGTGCTTCCAGGCTGGAGCGCGTACAATCAGGGATCAGGGCATCCGGCTGGAGTCGCTCGTCCGTATAGAATCGCTTGAAGACGGCAAGGTTCATTTTGCCGATTAA
- a CDS encoding YkvI family membrane protein: MKSYVRTLQIAFTYIGTIVGAGFATGQEILRFFTRYGHWALLTIMLSAALFIWLGTKMMVIARRAGADSYEDFNRHLFGEKTGSRISLFTMVILIGVNSIMLAGAGAIFQEHLGLPYQAGLLITLIGSFFLLKRGISGIMQLNSLVVPLMLTLSLIIIFNTFGLPGAERFLFLHTDHSTFSAWMSPLLYTAFNLGMAQAVLVPLARHTEDEQVLVRGGILGGIGIGFMLLAAHFAMSSQMPGILQYEVPMGSIAFRLGSIVQMIYLLLIFLEIFSTFVANIYGVSVQLQQRLPVAPTLVTPLLMLFCYLFSQFGFSSLLGLFYPIFGALALVWVSMLLRAPLSPPPRPPGGPEEKDKDTGKDKGKGITIVAVKPVIRGRK; this comes from the coding sequence ATGAAATCGTATGTCCGTACACTGCAGATTGCTTTCACCTATATCGGAACGATTGTCGGCGCCGGGTTCGCGACAGGCCAGGAGATTCTGCGTTTTTTTACCCGGTACGGCCACTGGGCTCTGCTGACCATTATGCTGTCGGCGGCGCTGTTCATCTGGCTCGGCACCAAAATGATGGTGATTGCCCGCCGGGCGGGAGCCGATTCCTATGAGGACTTTAACCGCCATCTGTTCGGCGAAAAAACGGGCAGCCGCATCAGCCTGTTCACCATGGTTATCCTGATCGGGGTCAACAGCATTATGCTGGCCGGGGCCGGGGCTATTTTTCAGGAGCATCTCGGCCTTCCTTATCAGGCAGGGCTGCTAATCACACTGATTGGATCATTCTTCCTGCTGAAGCGCGGGATTTCGGGCATTATGCAGCTTAACAGCCTGGTTGTGCCGCTGATGCTTACTCTGTCGCTTATCATTATTTTTAATACATTCGGACTCCCCGGAGCGGAGCGGTTCCTGTTCCTGCACACAGACCATAGCACCTTCAGCGCCTGGATGTCACCGCTGCTGTATACCGCCTTCAACCTCGGGATGGCCCAGGCCGTGCTGGTCCCGCTCGCCCGCCATACCGAGGACGAACAGGTACTGGTGCGCGGCGGCATACTAGGCGGTATCGGCATAGGATTCATGCTGCTTGCCGCACATTTTGCCATGAGCTCACAGATGCCGGGCATCCTGCAATACGAGGTGCCGATGGGCAGCATCGCCTTCCGTCTTGGCTCCATCGTGCAGATGATCTACCTGCTGCTGATCTTCCTGGAAATCTTCAGCACCTTCGTCGCCAATATCTATGGGGTCAGCGTCCAGCTCCAGCAGCGCCTTCCGGTTGCACCTACACTCGTAACCCCTCTGCTGATGCTGTTCTGCTATCTGTTCAGCCAGTTCGGCTTCAGCTCGCTGCTCGGATTATTTTACCCGATCTTCGGCGCACTGGCCCTGGTCTGGGTCAGCATGCTGCTGCGCGCACCCCTGTCTCCCCCGCCGCGCCCTCCGGGAGGGCCTGAGGAGAAAGACAAGGATACGGGAAAGGATAAAGGAAAAGGCATCACCATTGTTGCTGTGAAGCCGGTTATCCGGGGGCGGAAGTGA
- a CDS encoding ROK family protein yields MSISHNTHQVKRINVELVKNSLKATGTGTKASVAAMTQLSVATCGSILNELVRSGEVLEQELEESSGGRPARQYRFNADYACVLCLMVRTEGGRHSVSYIVVNLTGDRLDEGTRDFTRIDADTVDLLIGELTLKYSNIKAAGIGIPGVAHRGVIGICDVAELAGVPLGEQLSEKYDMDIIVENDMNATVYGFYQLHNPEEDQPFAVVTFPKNHFPGAGFIVNGRMVSGITNFAGEISYLPSAYTRVEQLQRLHKQETFIPMAAQMLASVITILNPVSVAVTGELTDPSMTEELLNGCLQHIPQEHMPALLIKNNTQEEYMTGITALTLERLTYRLQLVERK; encoded by the coding sequence ATGTCAATATCTCATAATACACATCAGGTCAAACGGATCAATGTGGAGCTGGTGAAAAACAGCCTGAAGGCAACGGGAACCGGAACCAAGGCATCTGTTGCCGCAATGACGCAGCTGAGCGTAGCTACGTGCGGCAGTATTCTGAACGAGCTGGTCCGCAGCGGCGAGGTGCTGGAGCAGGAGCTGGAGGAGTCAAGCGGCGGGCGGCCTGCCAGACAATATAGGTTCAATGCAGATTATGCCTGTGTGCTCTGCCTGATGGTGAGGACTGAGGGCGGCCGGCATTCCGTATCCTACATAGTGGTTAATCTGACTGGGGACAGGCTGGATGAAGGGACCCGTGACTTTACCCGGATTGATGCGGATACAGTGGATCTGCTGATCGGAGAGCTGACCCTGAAGTACAGCAATATAAAGGCAGCCGGCATCGGCATACCGGGAGTCGCACACCGCGGGGTAATCGGCATCTGTGATGTGGCTGAGCTGGCCGGTGTCCCTTTGGGTGAGCAGCTCAGCGAGAAGTACGATATGGATATCATTGTTGAGAATGACATGAATGCTACCGTATACGGTTTTTATCAGCTGCATAATCCGGAGGAGGACCAGCCGTTTGCCGTAGTCACCTTTCCCAAGAATCATTTTCCGGGAGCAGGCTTTATCGTAAACGGGCGGATGGTGTCGGGGATAACCAATTTTGCCGGAGAAATCTCGTACCTTCCTTCTGCATACACGCGGGTGGAGCAGCTTCAGCGGCTGCATAAGCAGGAGACCTTTATCCCCATGGCAGCTCAAATGCTGGCTTCGGTCATCACAATACTCAATCCGGTCTCGGTGGCCGTTACCGGCGAGCTGACAGACCCCTCGATGACGGAGGAGCTGCTTAACGGCTGTCTGCAGCATATTCCGCAAGAGCATATGCCTGCACTGCTGATCAAAAATAACACACAGGAAGAATACATGACCGGCATAACCGCCCTTACGCTGGAGCGTCTGACATACCGGCTGCAGCTGGTTGAACGCAAATAG
- a CDS encoding RsmB/NOP family class I SAM-dependent RNA methyltransferase: protein MNEERLPAAFTAAMKEMLGQEADAFLHSYTLPRTQGLRFNTLKSTPGSAPAAQAAALFGLTPVPWCPSGYYYEDPARPGRHPFHAAGLYYIQEPSAMSAAELLAPLPGETVLDLAAAPGGKTTHLASLMQGQGLLVSNEIHPERAKILAENVERLGISHALVTSATPGELSRRFAGVFDRIMLDAPCSGEGMFRKDPAAVSEWSLDHVKMCAERQWDILQDAYLMLKPGGSMVYSTCTFNRLENEETISRFTRAYPDMELITQKRLWPHHEKGEGHFVALLHKAAASGSGEAERSGSKRSGGKGKNGPRVHASLRDAYQQFSDWAAKELPGFNGQGSPLLFGESLYLLPEAFNERLHTGLLDGLKVPRAGLHLAHLKKNRIEPAHALAMSLQPGQAARHYDLAADSPELQAWLRGESLAVPAELHGWTLVTVEGLPVSWGKASLGQLKNHLPKGLRIQKAHLEEA from the coding sequence ATGAACGAAGAACGGCTGCCCGCCGCTTTTACAGCTGCCATGAAGGAAATGCTGGGGCAGGAGGCGGACGCTTTTCTGCACAGCTACACATTGCCGCGGACCCAGGGCTTGCGGTTCAACACTTTAAAAAGCACCCCCGGCAGCGCCCCCGCCGCCCAGGCAGCCGCGCTGTTTGGCCTCACTCCGGTCCCGTGGTGCCCCTCGGGCTATTACTATGAGGACCCGGCCCGGCCCGGCAGACACCCCTTTCATGCCGCCGGACTATATTATATTCAGGAACCTTCGGCAATGTCCGCAGCAGAGCTGCTTGCCCCGCTTCCGGGAGAAACCGTGCTTGATCTGGCTGCCGCACCAGGCGGTAAAACCACACACCTAGCCTCCCTGATGCAGGGACAAGGACTGCTTGTCTCCAACGAGATACACCCCGAGCGGGCAAAAATCCTGGCGGAGAACGTGGAACGCCTCGGTATCTCTCATGCCCTGGTGACCAGCGCTACTCCGGGAGAGCTGTCACGGCGCTTTGCCGGGGTGTTTGACCGGATTATGCTGGATGCCCCCTGCTCAGGGGAAGGTATGTTCCGCAAGGACCCGGCAGCTGTCAGCGAATGGTCACTTGATCACGTGAAGATGTGCGCCGAGCGGCAATGGGATATTTTACAGGACGCTTATCTGATGCTGAAGCCGGGCGGAAGTATGGTCTACTCAACCTGCACCTTCAACCGTCTGGAGAATGAGGAGACCATCAGCCGGTTTACCCGGGCTTATCCGGATATGGAGCTGATTACGCAGAAACGGCTCTGGCCGCATCACGAAAAAGGCGAGGGGCATTTCGTCGCCCTGCTGCATAAAGCGGCCGCTTCCGGCTCCGGTGAGGCAGAGCGGTCCGGCAGTAAACGCAGCGGCGGAAAGGGCAAAAACGGACCGCGTGTCCATGCATCACTCCGCGATGCCTATCAGCAATTTAGCGACTGGGCGGCAAAGGAGCTGCCCGGATTTAACGGCCAGGGCAGCCCGCTGCTGTTTGGGGAGTCGCTCTATCTGCTGCCGGAAGCCTTTAATGAGCGCCTCCATACCGGCCTGCTGGATGGACTCAAGGTGCCGCGCGCCGGCCTGCATCTTGCCCACCTGAAGAAAAACCGGATTGAGCCAGCCCATGCCCTGGCCATGAGCCTTCAGCCCGGACAGGCTGCACGCCATTATGATCTTGCAGCTGACAGTCCGGAGCTTCAGGCCTGGCTGCGCGGGGAGAGCCTGGCTGTTCCGGCTGAGCTCCATGGCTGGACGCTTGTTACCGTAGAAGGCCTGCCGGTCAGCTGGGGTAAAGCCAGTTTAGGCCAGCTGAAAAACCATCTGCCCAAGGGCCTGAGAATACAAAAAGCCCATCTTGAGGAGGCTTAG
- a CDS encoding sporulation protein YjcZ, with amino-acid sequence MGAVPGFTSTGAILVLFILLVIISRSLFV; translated from the coding sequence ATGGGTGCAGTTCCTGGCTTCACATCAACCGGTGCAATTTTGGTGCTTTTCATCTTGCTCGTTATCATTTCCCGTTCGCTGTTTGTCTAA
- a CDS encoding AAA family ATPase, producing MRIEQLQISGFGRLQQREIELGGGVTVLYGRNEAGKSTTLQFIRAMLFGIPGRSNPAERYEPVQGGRHGGVLTVCDNAGARWTIRRFAAGGELQGRSEKLGITVRYPDGRTEEATQEELERRLLGGISRSMFRQLFAVSLDELQELGALQSEEMSSYLFHAGMGGGGEIMRAERKLLQDAEKLYKPRGKVQEAAKILQQIDKLEREMAESRSLLPRYNASLAALELAEERLAQFELSRAEAAGRLVLLRKAADIREMWLKWRDARVELDSLPVIVNFPENGAGRWQSLEAELRSTATAVQRLTRQHDELAAELALHPPDELLIAQGPALERLDRSRPGYEDRRAERQRLTAELAAHDAHLERTLRSIGAGWGYPELAGFAVTAAEREAARRFAASFAGYDRRMEAREAERQSLRSRMAAAAAALQAAERSLAREHASGGTDFAGLAPRSPREVLQLWDELQQAAERWREAQLGTGGPDSAGGRSSGAGDRRAARYRRWLAAGAALTLLLPAALLLSGAPPLSAWSALGLLAAADLVLWAGLRAAGRQDSPPGHGGDGAAAAAEMLRLRGLLLSGAEPESGTRRPGRAAGGNDAGALEAGMRELRRLMEAWNAWRQRVDRLSGERDAARTEAEALAGQERALAEELERAEAEFAALDGRYTEWLQQRRLPEGLSPEGLPDIFALVEQGNDLLRQRGKLIQRLGELETGCAAFEDEVLTLLRQSEEQAASSPMLPLNAADDNKSFDFPVTPADSVAALYDSVEADLPVHPPNAADNHASSALPHLTASQAQLAKADETKSVSWSGGAEPRDNSVFSLLSWLENRKREWEQQRNELLRREGLSARKAELREELAEQLQQLEGLQQLSIVLLGEGGAADGEDFLRRASAVQQRTELTRAVRGWESAMFAGWEDGRAEQLLRLLEQHDASALAGERAAAEAAAAELEEQRNILLEQRGKLLQEQEYLKERCKEDTVNQQLEEQRAALQNLAGQYAVTVLAAELIGRTRRIYEQEKQPQVLQLASAYFAKLSGGEYRRIVMTLGHKELKAEHESFGLLDSSLLSRGTQEQLYLAIRLALAETMSGKTTLPLMLDDLFVNFDEHRLHAALSLTGELSATRQIVMMTCHRHVAEAAARIIPESTVISV from the coding sequence ATGAGAATAGAGCAGTTGCAGATCAGCGGCTTCGGCCGGCTGCAGCAGCGGGAAATTGAGCTGGGCGGCGGTGTTACCGTATTATATGGCCGGAATGAAGCCGGAAAAAGCACCACCCTGCAATTCATCCGGGCGATGCTGTTCGGCATTCCCGGCAGGTCTAACCCGGCAGAGCGGTATGAGCCGGTGCAGGGCGGCCGGCATGGCGGGGTTTTGACGGTGTGTGACAACGCAGGAGCACGCTGGACCATCCGGCGCTTCGCGGCCGGGGGAGAGCTGCAGGGCCGGAGCGAGAAGCTGGGCATTACCGTACGTTATCCTGACGGCCGGACTGAAGAGGCGACACAGGAAGAGCTGGAGCGCCGGCTGCTCGGCGGCATCTCGCGGAGCATGTTCCGTCAGCTGTTCGCAGTATCCCTGGACGAGCTGCAGGAGCTTGGTGCTCTGCAATCCGAGGAAATGAGCAGCTATCTGTTCCATGCCGGCATGGGCGGAGGCGGGGAAATCATGCGTGCTGAGCGCAAGCTGCTGCAGGACGCCGAGAAGCTGTACAAGCCGCGCGGTAAGGTGCAGGAGGCGGCGAAAATTCTCCAGCAGATTGACAAGCTGGAGCGGGAGATGGCTGAGAGCCGTTCTTTGCTGCCCCGATATAATGCCAGTCTTGCTGCGCTTGAGCTTGCCGAAGAGCGACTGGCGCAGTTTGAGCTGTCGCGGGCCGAAGCAGCCGGGAGGCTGGTTCTGCTGCGCAAAGCAGCGGATATCCGCGAAATGTGGCTGAAATGGCGGGATGCCCGTGTAGAGCTGGACAGCCTGCCGGTAATCGTGAACTTTCCTGAGAATGGAGCAGGCCGGTGGCAGTCACTCGAGGCTGAGCTCCGGAGTACCGCCACAGCCGTACAGCGTCTTACCCGCCAGCATGATGAGCTGGCTGCCGAGCTGGCGCTGCATCCGCCGGATGAGCTGTTGATTGCCCAGGGGCCTGCGCTTGAGCGCCTTGACCGCAGCCGTCCGGGCTACGAGGACCGCCGTGCCGAGCGGCAGCGGCTTACCGCTGAGCTGGCTGCGCATGACGCTCATCTTGAGCGCACGCTGCGCAGTATCGGCGCCGGCTGGGGCTATCCGGAGCTGGCAGGCTTTGCTGTGACCGCAGCCGAGCGCGAGGCTGCCCGGCGCTTTGCGGCCTCATTCGCCGGCTACGACCGGCGCATGGAGGCCCGGGAGGCGGAGCGGCAGAGCCTCCGCTCCCGCATGGCCGCCGCCGCTGCTGCGCTGCAGGCGGCAGAACGCTCGCTTGCGCGTGAGCACGCAAGCGGCGGCACAGACTTCGCGGGCCTCGCCCCGCGCAGCCCGCGTGAGGTGCTGCAGCTGTGGGACGAGCTGCAGCAGGCTGCCGAGCGCTGGCGCGAAGCCCAGCTCGGCACAGGCGGCCCGGATAGCGCCGGCGGCCGCAGCTCCGGCGCCGGGGACCGCCGGGCGGCACGCTACCGGCGGTGGCTGGCCGCAGGCGCAGCGCTGACGCTGCTGCTGCCGGCGGCCCTGCTGCTGAGCGGTGCTCCGCCGCTCAGCGCCTGGTCCGCGCTCGGCCTGCTGGCCGCAGCGGACCTGGTTCTGTGGGCCGGCCTGCGCGCAGCGGGCCGGCAGGATTCCCCGCCGGGGCACGGCGGGGATGGCGCAGCAGCCGCAGCGGAGATGCTGCGGCTGCGCGGGCTGCTGCTCTCCGGAGCGGAGCCGGAGAGCGGGACCCGCCGGCCGGGGCGAGCGGCCGGGGGCAATGATGCCGGCGCGCTTGAAGCCGGCATGCGGGAGCTGCGCCGCCTGATGGAGGCGTGGAACGCCTGGCGGCAGCGCGTGGACCGGCTGTCCGGCGAGCGCGATGCCGCCAGGACGGAAGCAGAGGCGCTCGCCGGGCAGGAGCGCGCTCTGGCAGAGGAGCTGGAACGTGCTGAGGCAGAGTTCGCAGCGCTGGACGGCCGGTATACAGAGTGGCTGCAGCAGCGCCGGCTGCCGGAAGGCCTCTCCCCGGAAGGGCTGCCGGACATCTTTGCACTGGTGGAGCAGGGGAATGACCTGCTCCGCCAGCGCGGCAAGCTGATTCAGCGGCTTGGAGAGCTTGAAACCGGGTGTGCCGCTTTTGAGGACGAGGTGCTGACGCTGCTGCGGCAGAGCGAAGAACAGGCAGCAAGTTCCCCGATGCTTCCGCTAAATGCAGCAGACGATAATAAGTCTTTTGACTTTCCTGTCACTCCGGCCGATTCTGTAGCCGCTCTTTACGACAGCGTCGAAGCAGACCTTCCGGTGCATCCGCCAAATGCAGCGGATAATCATGCTTCCTCTGCCCTCCCGCACCTGACGGCTTCGCAGGCGCAACTGGCAAAAGCTGATGAGACGAAGTCTGTCTCATGGTCCGGGGGCGCTGAGCCGCGGGATAACTCTGTTTTCAGCCTGCTCAGCTGGCTGGAGAACCGGAAACGGGAGTGGGAGCAGCAGCGGAATGAGCTGCTGCGCAGGGAAGGGCTGTCTGCACGTAAGGCTGAGCTCCGTGAGGAGCTGGCTGAGCAGCTTCAGCAGCTGGAAGGACTGCAGCAGCTCAGCATTGTGCTGCTGGGCGAGGGCGGTGCCGCAGACGGTGAAGATTTTTTGCGGCGCGCTTCGGCAGTACAGCAGCGGACGGAGCTGACGCGAGCTGTCCGCGGATGGGAGTCGGCGATGTTCGCCGGCTGGGAGGACGGCCGCGCTGAGCAATTACTGAGGCTGCTGGAGCAGCACGATGCTTCTGCACTCGCAGGTGAACGTGCAGCTGCAGAGGCTGCTGCTGCAGAACTGGAGGAACAGCGGAATATCCTGCTGGAGCAGAGAGGGAAGCTGCTGCAGGAGCAGGAATATTTGAAGGAACGCTGTAAGGAGGATACTGTAAACCAGCAGCTGGAGGAGCAGCGGGCAGCATTGCAGAATCTGGCAGGACAGTACGCTGTTACTGTGCTTGCCGCCGAATTAATCGGACGGACCAGACGTATTTATGAGCAGGAAAAACAGCCGCAGGTTCTGCAGCTGGCCTCTGCATATTTTGCCAAGCTGAGCGGCGGGGAATACCGCAGAATCGTCATGACGCTGGGTCATAAGGAACTGAAGGCAGAGCATGAGAGCTTTGGGCTTCTGGACAGCTCCCTGCTCAGCAGGGGGACGCAGGAGCAGCTGTATCTTGCAATCAGGCTGGCTTTGGCCGAAACGATGTCCGGGAAGACCACTCTTCCGCTCATGCTGGATGATCTGTTTGTTAATTTTGATGAACACCGTCTGCATGCCGCGCTGTCCCTGACCGGAGAGCTATCAGCAACCCGCCAGATCGTTATGATGACCTGCCACCGTCATGTGGCGGAGGCAGCCGCGCGGATCATACCCGAATCAACGGTAATCTCTGTATAA